GCGCCATCGGCGACGAGCAGGATCTCGCCCGAGACCTCTCCACGTTCTCCGCGCACCTAACGACCCTCAAGGAGATCCTCGCGAGGGCAGGCGAAGGCGCGCTGGTGCTCATCGACGAGATCGCCGCCGACACCGATCCTCGCGAGGGCGCCGCGATCGCCTCGGCCGTCCTCGGCGACCTGGTGGAAAAGGGCGCCCGGGTGCTGGTGACCACGCACCTGGAGGAGCTGAAGGCCCTCGGCCTCGCCGATTCGCGCTTCGCCAACGCCCGGGTCGGCCTCGACCCGCGGACCCTCACCCCCACCTTCAAGCTCGAGCTCGGCGCCGCGGGTCTCTCAAGCGCGCTGGAGATCGCGGCCCGGGTGGGCCTCCCCGCCGCCGTGCTCGACGTGGCCCGAACGCGGCTCCACGGCGGGAGCGCTCTCGCCGTGGCCCTCGAGCAGCTCGAGGCGGAGAGGCGCGAGGCCCACGGCGAACGGACGCGGCTCGAGGCGGAGCGCCGCGAGGTGGCCACCCTCCGGGCGGAGGTGCAGGCCGCGCGAGTCGAGGCCGATGCGGCGCGGCGCGAAGCGGAGGCGCGGGTGCGCGACGAGCTGCGCGCGGAGCTCGAGGCGGCGAGGCGCGAGGTCGGCGAGCTCCTCGCCCGGCTCACGGCGCGGCCCGCGGTCTCCGAGGCCGTCCAGGCGCAGAAGAGCCTGCAGGACAAGGCCGCCGAGCAGGAGCGGGCCTCCGCGCGGGCGCGTGCCCACGTCCAGGCGATGCGGGAGGAGAAGCAGGTGCTCCCGGCCCAGGCGATCCGGCCCGGCGCCCGGGTGCGGGTAGCCTCCCTCGGCCGCGACGCCGAGGTGGTGGAGCTCGGCAGGGATCATGCGCTGGTGGCGGTCGGTCCGCTCAAGACCCGCGTGAAGCTCGACGACCTCCTGCCGCTGGCAGGCAAGGCGCCCTCCCCCACCGCGGGCAGGCCGCCCGGCGGCGGCAAGACGACCCGGGCGGGCAGGGCCGAGGCCCTCGCCGCGGGCGCCATCGCTGGCCCGGAGGCGCGCTGCGACATCCGGGGCCTCCGCGCCGACGAGGCGGTGCGCGAGATCGAGCTCTTCCTCGATCGGGCGTATTCCGAGGGCCCGGCGGTTGTGTCGATCCTCCACGGCCACGGCACGGGCGCCCTGAAGAAGACCGTACGCGAGGCCCTCGCCGCCTCGCCCTACGTGGCGGACTCGCGGCCCGGCGACCGCCACGAGGGCGGCGACGCGGTCACCATCGTGGAGCTCCGCTCGTAGAGAGCCGATTCCGGCCGGTCTTGCGCCCCCCGCGTCGGGGGCGCAGGTTTCCCAATAAGGGGCGCGCCGTGTCGGAGCAGGAATCGAAACAGGCCAAGAAGATCTTCGCCGTCACCACCTCGACGGGTCTGTCCGACCGCGGTTGGACCGAGCTCCTGCGACCGACGCGAGGGATCCCGGCAGCGGAAAAGGGGATCCCCGAGAGCTCGGGCGAGGAGGCGTGGAACGCCCGGTCGCCGGCCGAGCCCGTCGAGCCCGAGATCGATCGATAAACGAGTCGCCTGAAGGCGCGAGCCGAGACAACGGCGGCGACCCTGTTGGCGCAGGGCCGCCTCCCGCGCCGGGCGCGCGCTCGCTCAGCGCTTCTTGGCCGAGCGCTCGCCTTTGCCGGGCCTCGTCTTCGTCTTGGCGCCCTTGGCTTTGCCGCCCTTGGCCTTGGCAGGAGCCTTCCCGCCTCGGGCGGGAGCCGGTCTCGCCGAAGTCCTGCCCCGCCCTTCCGGCTTCGCCCCTCGCTTCGGCGGGCCCGCCTTCCGCGCGCCTTCCCGACGGGTCTGCCGCGCGATCGCCATCGAGAGGGGCGAGGTCCCGACGCGGCCGAAGGGAGTCTCGGGGAAGACCGGCGCCTCGCCTTCCTCCTCACCGACGAGGAGAGCGAGGCTGATTTGCCTCTTCGCGAGATCCACCGAGGCGATCTCGACTCGGACCCGATCGCCCATGCCGAAGGCGCGCCCCGTGGCGGGGAAGACCAGGCGGTAGCGCTCCTCGTCCAGCTCCCAGCTCGTACCCAGCTCCTCGGCCCGGACCAGGCCCTCGACCGGGAGCTCGTCGAGCTCGGCGAAGAAGCCGAAGTCGGTGACGGAGATCACGGTGGCGTCGAACGCCTCGCCGACCCGGTCCCGCACGAACAGGCACTTGAAGTACTGATCGATCTCACGCTCGGCCTCGGTGGCGGCCCGCTCCCTCTCGGACGACTGGGCGGCGAGCCCGTCGAGGCGCTCCTCCAGCGCGGCCAGCTCGTGGCCCCGAGGCGCGCTCCCGCCCCGCGCCCAGTGCTCCTTGAGGAGGCGGTGGACGAGGAGATCCGGGTAGCGGCGGATGGGCGAGGTGAAGTGGAGGTAGTGCTCTGCCGCCAGGCCGTAGTGGCCGATGTTCTCGGGCTGGTAGACCGCCTGCATCATCGACCGCAGGAGCATCGTGTTCAGCGCGCGCTGCTGCGGGGTCCCCTCGATGGCGCGCAGGAGCTCGCCGAGCCTCGTGGGGGGCATCCCCTCCTCGAGGTCGAAGGAGAAGCCCACCGCCGTGGCGAGGCGGGCGAAGTTCTCGAGCTTCTCCGGATCGGGCTCGCCGTGGACGCGATAGACGGACGGCAGCTCCCGCTCGGAGAAGTAGCGCGCCACCGCCTCGTTCGCGGCGAGCATGAACTCCTCGATCATCCGGTGGGCGTCGTTGCGCTCGCGCCGGACGATCGCGGTGGGGAGCATGTGCTCGTCGAGGATGGCGCGGGACTCCGGGAGGTCGAAGTCCAGCGCGCCCCGCTTGGTGCGCTGCTGGCGGAGCTTCGCCGCGAGCTCGCCGGCCAGGCGCAGGTCCTTCTCGAGGGGGCGCCCGCGGGCTGGCGGGGCAGCCAGGACCTCCGCGACCTTCTCGTAGGTCCAGCGCTGGTGGGAGCGCATGACCCCCTCGTAGATCTCCGCCTCCACCGGCTTGCCCTCGCGATCGAGCGCGAGGTCGCAGACCATGCAGAGCCGATCCACGCCGGGGTTCAGCGAGCAGATCCCGTTCGAGAGGTTCTCCGGGAGCATCGGCAGGACGTGGTTCGGGAAGTAGACCGACGTGGCCCGCGAGACGGCCTCATCGTCCAGCCTCGTATTCGGGGTGACGTAGTGCGCCACATCGGCGATCGCCACGACCAGCCGGTAGCCGCTGCGCAGCTTCTCGACGAAGACCGCGTCGTCGAAGTCCCGGGCGTCCTCGCCGTCGATGGTCACCAGGCGCAGCTCGCGCAGATCCCGGCGGCCCGCGTGGTCTGCTTCCGAGACCTCGGGCGGAACGGCTTCGGCCTCCCGCCGCACCTCGTCGGGGAAGTCCTCGGAGAAGCCGTTCGCGTACGCGACCTCCAGCACCTCGACGATCGGGTCGCCGGGCTCTCCGACCACCTTCTCGATGGTGCCGCGGAGGGCGCCGGTCTCGTCGGCGTATGAGGTGATGGCGACCTTCACCACCTGTCCGGCCTTCGCTTCGGGAATGGGCTTCACCGACACGAAGCGCGGCAGGGTGGGATCCACCGGCGTGACGAAGGCCGCCTTCCCACGGAGCTCGAGGGTGCCGAGGAAGTTCCGGCGCCGGTGCGAGACGATCTCCACGAGCACGCCGGCGTCCCTGCCGAACTTGCCGCGGACCACGCGCACCCGGAGGAGGTCGCCGTCCATGGCCTCGCGGAGCTCATGGGGAGGCAGGAAGACATCGTCGCCCTCGGGGCCCTCGAGCCTCTTCACGAAGCCGTAGCCCTCGGGCCGGAGGGTGAGCCTGCCGACGACCTCGCCGGCGCCTCGAGCCGGGCGTCCCCCCTCTTCCCTGACGCCCCGGGGCCTCGCTCCGGGCTCGCCGCGCGGCGCCGGGGCACGCTCACGGCGGGCGGGCTTCTCTTGCTTCCACGGGCGGGCGGGAGGGCCCTCGCGCCTCGCCTCCATCGCCTTGGGTCCGGGCCTCGCGCCCGCCTCGGCCGCTTTGGGGCTTGGCCTGGCGCCCGCCTCGGGCGGCGCCTTCCTCGGCCGCTCGCGGACCACCACGGGCGCGCCCGAGACCGCGCGTCGGAAGCGTCGGCCATCGCGCTCCAGGGTCCCGGCGCGGGTCAGCTCGCGCAGCCGGCGCTTGAGCGCGGTGTACTCGCCGGGGTGGATCCCGGCTTTTTCGGCGATCTGCCGGGCGGAGAGGAGCTCGCCCCTCCCCCTATCGACCGCCTCCAGAATCGCTTCGTCTCTTGGCATTGCTTCCTACATGCGCACGATTCGCAGGAAGCGGGAAGAGGATTCACCGTCGGCTCGCCTTCAGCGAATCGGCTCCGTGGGGCCTCCTGCCCTCAGGAAGGCGTCGAAGCCCCCCTCGATGAGGAAGACGTCGGCGTAGCCGTCACCGAGGAGCTCGAGCGCGACCGACTCCTGCGCCGCGAGATCGGCCAGCAGCAGGAGCGAGCGGCCCCGCGGGATCTCCGCCTTGTGCGAGAGGATCCCATCGGCGGGGAGGCGGATGGCCCCTGGCATGGTCTCGCCGCTCGATCGCCTCGACGACTCGGAGCGTGCGTCGATCACGGCGAAGCGCTCTCCGTACGACAGCCTCCTGCGGAGCTCGTCTGGATGGATCATCGTGAACGCGAGCCCGCCCTGCGCGACCTGCATGAACGCCTCCAGGTTGTGGGCCGGCCCGAGCGCTCGCCCAGGAACTCTCGATGCCGCCGCCCCGTCCCGAGCCGGCCCTGACCATGACTTTGTTCACGTGACGAAGAGGCCGCATCCGCCGGGTTCGTGCGCCGCGATCGGGGCGCGCATCCGGGCGGGCGTGCAGCTGGCGGCTCGACGGGCGTGAAAGAGAGCGGCCGCGCGCCAGGCGGGCGATCCGCCCTACGTCCGGAGCGTCGAAGCCGTCCTCAGTCGTCGCCGCCGCTGGAAGCAGGCGGCACGGAAGGCCCGCCGACGACGACCTTCATGATGCGCGGGGTCTCCGAGCGCGAAAGGACGTCGCACGACGGGCAGGCGTGCGCGGGAACCGGCGTGCTGCAGGATCGGCAGCTCCCGAGGGCACGGAGCGCGGCGTCGAACTCGGCGCTCAGCCGATGGAGCGCCGCCAGCCTGCGCTGGGTCCGATCGAGCTGCTCGGCGAGCGCGGAGCCGAAGCGTTCGGATAGCTCCGGCGCGCTCGTGCAGCCTTCGCGCATGCGCAGCAGCTCGCGGATCTCCTCGATGGAGAGGTCGAGCTCCCGCAGATCGGCGATCAGCGTGAGGCGCTCGAGGTCCCCCTCGGTGTAGAGCCGGCGGCCGCCCTTGCCCACGACCGAAGGCTCGAGGAGCCCCGCCTCCTCGTAGAAGCGGACGGTCCGCAGCGTCGTACCCGAGCGCCGGGCGAGATCGCCGGTACTGAGTGTCGCCTCAGAAGGAATGGACGTATCCGTCTCCACGTCATCCAGAGATAGCGGCGCGATCAAGGCCTGTCAAACGGGACGATGCCGCAGAGCAAGGTCGATCGCCCGGCGCAGCCCCCTGAAGGGGACCGCCGCCTTGGCCTCCTCGAGCGGGAGCCAGGCAGCGCTCACGTGCTCGGCGGGATCGATCCGCACCGCGGCGTCCCGGGGCGCCCAGGCCGCGAAGGCGTGCTCCTGGACGAAGAGGGGCTCGTCGCCGAAGCCGAACGCGTGGATGTAGCGGAGATCCGTGACGGGGACCGAGAGACCCGTCTCCTCCCCCAGCTCGCGCGCTGCCGCGTGGGCCGCGTCCTCGCCGGCCTCGATCCGCCCGGTGACGATCTGCTCGAAACCGCCCCGTTCGGGAGTTCGGCGCAGGAGGAGCACCTCGGGCCCGCTCCGGCCCTCGCGCAGCACCGCGACGGAGATCGTGCGCAGGTCGAAGCCCCGCTCCTCCAGCGGCCACTCGAAGACCTCGCCGAACTCGCGGGCCACCCGGACCGCGACCTCGTCGGGATCGATCAGCTTGCCGAGGAGCTGCGACATGCTGCTCACCCCGCGCTCCGCGATTCCGCAGGGGACGATCATGCCGAAGTGGGAGAGGTCCGGCATCACGTTCAGGGCGAAGCCGTGGGTCGTGATCCACTTCTTGATGTGGATGCCGATCGCACAGATCTTCACCGCGTCGGGGTCTTCCTCGCCGCCGACCCATACGCCCGTCCACTTGGGGACGCGGCCGGCGGTGATCCCGTAGCCGGCGAGGGTGCGGATCATCGCCTCCTCGACGCCGCGCACGTAGCGCCGCACGTCCTGGCGGTCGGGCTTGAGGTCGAAGATCGGGTATCCGACGAGCTGCCCAGGGCCGTGGTAGGTGACGTCACCGCCCCGATCGGTCTCGAAGACCTCCACTCCCTTCGCCGCGAGCTCGTCAGGCGAGAGCAGCACGTTGGCGGCCTTCGCCGCCCGGCCCATCGTCAGCACCGGGGGATGCTCGAGGAGGAGGAGCGTGTCGGGCGCGCGGCCCTGGTCGCGGGCCTTCGCCAGCGCCTGCATGAGGGCGAGGCCGTCCTCGTATTCCACGCGGCCGAGGCGCCGCACCACGAGCTTGCGATCCATCTCGATTCACCGAAACCGCGGACGAGCGGGCTCCGCCTGCCGTCCGCGACGCTCGAACGCACGCGGACGGCCTGGCATTCGCCGACTCAGGCCCCTGCCTTCTCCCGGGCGAGGGAGGCCAGGCACTCGTCGCGCTGCTCGCGCAGGTGCCACGGCAGCTCGCCGAAGACGTCGTCGAAGAGGGTCTCGGGCTCCGGATCCGGCCCGGCCTCCGCCGCCGCGATCGCCTCGTTCACCTCGGCGAGGAGCTCGTCGCGAAGCGCCTTGTCCTTCTCCTCGCTCCAGAGGCCGCCTTCGCAGAGCTCGCGGAAGAGGGCCTGGATGGGATCGCGCTTCGCCCAGGCGTCGACCTCGGCCTGGTCGCGGTAGCGCGAGGGATCGTCCGAGGACGAGTGCGCGCCCATGCGGTAGGTCTCGCACTCGAGGAGGGTCGGTCCCTCGCCCCGCCGGGCCCGGGCGATCGCCTCGGTGGCGGCGGCGTAGACCGCCTTCGCGTCGTTTCCGTCGACCTTCACGCCGGGGAAGCCGTAGGCCGCCGCCTTCATGGCGTAGGTCTCGGAGGCGGTCTGGCCCTTGGTGCTGATCGAGATCGCCCAGTGGTTGTTCTGGCAAATGAAGACCACCGGCACCTTGAACACGCCGGCGAAGTTCAGCGCCGTGTGGAAGTCCGCCGCAGAGGTGGCGCCGTCGCCCATGAAGGCGAGGACCACCGTGGAGTCGCCGCGGAGCTTCGC
The Vulgatibacter incomptus DNA segment above includes these coding regions:
- a CDS encoding MerR family transcriptional regulator, with amino-acid sequence METDTSIPSEATLSTGDLARRSGTTLRTVRFYEEAGLLEPSVVGKGGRRLYTEGDLERLTLIADLRELDLSIEEIRELLRMREGCTSAPELSERFGSALAEQLDRTQRRLAALHRLSAEFDAALRALGSCRSCSTPVPAHACPSCDVLSRSETPRIMKVVVGGPSVPPASSGGDD
- the rnr gene encoding ribonuclease R, giving the protein MPRDEAILEAVDRGRGELLSARQIAEKAGIHPGEYTALKRRLRELTRAGTLERDGRRFRRAVSGAPVVVRERPRKAPPEAGARPSPKAAEAGARPGPKAMEARREGPPARPWKQEKPARRERAPAPRGEPGARPRGVREEGGRPARGAGEVVGRLTLRPEGYGFVKRLEGPEGDDVFLPPHELREAMDGDLLRVRVVRGKFGRDAGVLVEIVSHRRRNFLGTLELRGKAAFVTPVDPTLPRFVSVKPIPEAKAGQVVKVAITSYADETGALRGTIEKVVGEPGDPIVEVLEVAYANGFSEDFPDEVRREAEAVPPEVSEADHAGRRDLRELRLVTIDGEDARDFDDAVFVEKLRSGYRLVVAIADVAHYVTPNTRLDDEAVSRATSVYFPNHVLPMLPENLSNGICSLNPGVDRLCMVCDLALDREGKPVEAEIYEGVMRSHQRWTYEKVAEVLAAPPARGRPLEKDLRLAGELAAKLRQQRTKRGALDFDLPESRAILDEHMLPTAIVRRERNDAHRMIEEFMLAANEAVARYFSERELPSVYRVHGEPDPEKLENFARLATAVGFSFDLEEGMPPTRLGELLRAIEGTPQQRALNTMLLRSMMQAVYQPENIGHYGLAAEHYLHFTSPIRRYPDLLVHRLLKEHWARGGSAPRGHELAALEERLDGLAAQSSERERAATEAEREIDQYFKCLFVRDRVGEAFDATVISVTDFGFFAELDELPVEGLVRAEELGTSWELDEERYRLVFPATGRAFGMGDRVRVEIASVDLAKRQISLALLVGEEEGEAPVFPETPFGRVGTSPLSMAIARQTRREGARKAGPPKRGAKPEGRGRTSARPAPARGGKAPAKAKGGKAKGAKTKTRPGKGERSAKKR
- a CDS encoding thiamine pyrophosphate-dependent dehydrogenase E1 component subunit alpha, whose translation is MAKAVGRSKAAKAQPAAAPKAKAAAVAKATKAPAAAVAAKAKAVKAPPAPKAKTAGAQPMMAKTARGADRAKGVGLPDDVALRLYRSMLRIRTVDERMMTLQRQGRIGFYGACTGQEAAYLAAAIALEPSDWIFPALRESSAMLMRGFPLVPYLAQVFGNALDETKGRQMPSHPASRSVNQVSWGSCIGTQLPQAVGAAWAAKLRGDSTVVLAFMGDGATSAADFHTALNFAGVFKVPVVFICQNNHWAISISTKGQTASETYAMKAAAYGFPGVKVDGNDAKAVYAAATEAIARARRGEGPTLLECETYRMGAHSSSDDPSRYRDQAEVDAWAKRDPIQALFRELCEGGLWSEEKDKALRDELLAEVNEAIAAAEAGPDPEPETLFDDVFGELPWHLREQRDECLASLAREKAGA
- a CDS encoding endonuclease MutS2, producing MFAIPERTLRDLGWRQLTTALAERTSTPRGRALAQALPFLSRKDEIERSLSRIAEARLLLRKELSLPVGGAEDVRDLLSFAAKGATLEAAQLVACARLIRAASRTRTFLHAQRLEAPALAAESQALADASSLASRIETSFEPSGRLKDSASAMLGSLRDRARGLHHEIKGRLDELMADRDFSATLRDEYLSIRNDRYVVPVNASFRSKVPGIVHNASNSGQTLFIEPQTIVGLGNDLSIAESMAAEEERRVLQELSSDLGERSGELIEAVELLAKLDLAEAAGRLADDLDASAPRLTEGRGRISLRAVRHPLLVLQGKKVVANDLSLAQGERALVVSGPNAGGKTVTITAVGLCALLVRAGMPIPAEADSEVPLFSTVSSAIGDEQDLARDLSTFSAHLTTLKEILARAGEGALVLIDEIAADTDPREGAAIASAVLGDLVEKGARVLVTTHLEELKALGLADSRFANARVGLDPRTLTPTFKLELGAAGLSSALEIAARVGLPAAVLDVARTRLHGGSALAVALEQLEAERREAHGERTRLEAERREVATLRAEVQAARVEADAARREAEARVRDELRAELEAARREVGELLARLTARPAVSEAVQAQKSLQDKAAEQERASARARAHVQAMREEKQVLPAQAIRPGARVRVASLGRDAEVVELGRDHALVAVGPLKTRVKLDDLLPLAGKAPSPTAGRPPGGGKTTRAGRAEALAAGAIAGPEARCDIRGLRADEAVREIELFLDRAYSEGPAVVSILHGHGTGALKKTVREALAASPYVADSRPGDRHEGGDAVTIVELRS
- the lipB gene encoding lipoyl(octanoyl) transferase LipB produces the protein MDRKLVVRRLGRVEYEDGLALMQALAKARDQGRAPDTLLLLEHPPVLTMGRAAKAANVLLSPDELAAKGVEVFETDRGGDVTYHGPGQLVGYPIFDLKPDRQDVRRYVRGVEEAMIRTLAGYGITAGRVPKWTGVWVGGEEDPDAVKICAIGIHIKKWITTHGFALNVMPDLSHFGMIVPCGIAERGVSSMSQLLGKLIDPDEVAVRVAREFGEVFEWPLEERGFDLRTISVAVLREGRSGPEVLLLRRTPERGGFEQIVTGRIEAGEDAAHAAARELGEETGLSVPVTDLRYIHAFGFGDEPLFVQEHAFAAWAPRDAAVRIDPAEHVSAAWLPLEEAKAAVPFRGLRRAIDLALRHRPV